One Mercurialis annua linkage group LG3, ddMerAnnu1.2, whole genome shotgun sequence DNA window includes the following coding sequences:
- the LOC126671002 gene encoding 11-beta-hydroxysteroid dehydrogenase A-like, producing the protein MDLINMFMNIVFPPLSIFALLFVLPPYLFFKYLHTAIRTVFSEDVAGKVVLIAGASSGIGEHLAYEYARRRACLALVARRENRLEQVAAIAKELGALDVIFIPGDVSKIEDCEGFVNATVRHFGRLDHLVTNAGIAPVSMFEQIPDITKMAPAMDINFWGSVYSSHFAIPHLKRSRGKIIVVGSCASWLTPPRMGIYNASKAALVNMYETLRIELGSEIGITIVNPGLIKSEMTEGKFLNQQGRLEMDKEMRDVEISVMPLESTMECAKAIVRATCRGDKYLTEPAWYRAMLYFKVFLPDVQQWSNRFFLIPRPGHSDRDTISKKLLDVLREIKGFLTPNIDTVEFAEYLTPHNGDFLHHAD; encoded by the exons ATGGATTTGATAAATATGTTCATGAACATAGTGTTTCCACCTCTATCCATATTCGCACTACTGTTCGTTCTGCCACCTTACCTCTTTTTCAAGTATCTTCATACTGCAATAAGAACAGTGTTCAGTGAAGATGTTGCAGGAAAAGTAGTCCTCATCGCCGGAGCATCGTCCGGTATCGGCGAG CATTTGGCTTACGAGTATGCAAGGAGGAGAGCTTGCTTAGCACTTGTAGCAAGAAGAGAGAACCGTCTCGAGCAAGTTGCTGCCATTGCTAAGGAGCTTGGAGCTCTGGATGTAATCTTTATCCCTGGAGATGTTAGTAAAATTGAAGATTGTGAAGGATTTGTTAATGCAACGGTCAGGCACTTTGGTCGAT TGGATCATCTCGTGACGAACGCTGGAATTGCTCCGGTGAGCATGTTTGAACAAATTCCTGATATAACCAAAATGGCTCCGGCTATG GATATAAACTTCTGGGGTTCAGTCTATAGCTCGCATTTTGCAATTCCTCATTTAAAAAGGAGCAGAGGGAAGATCATAGTAGTTGGTTCATGTGCTTCATGGCTAACTCCCCCGAGAATGGGCATTTACAAT GCAAGTAAAGCAGCATTGGTCAACATGTACGAGACACTGAGGATAGAATTGGGATCAGAAATTGGAATAACTATTGTTAATCCCGGACTAATTAAATCCGAAATGACTGAAGGAAAATTCCTTAACCAGCAAGGGCGACTGGAAATGGACAAGGAAATGAGAGAT GTTGAAATAAGTGTGATGCCATTAGAGTCGACAATGGAGTGTGCGAAAGCAATTGTGAGGGCTACATGCCGTGGAGATAAATACTTGACAGAACCAGCTTGGTACCGTGCAATGTTATATTTTAAAGTGTTCTTACCTGATGTACAACAGTGGAGCAACCGCTTCTTTTTGATCCCTAGACCCGGCCACTCGGACAGAGATACAATAAGCAAGAAACTCCTTGATGTGCTAAGAGAGATAAAAGGGTTTCTAACGCCAAATATAGATACTGTGGAATTTGCGGAATATCTAACACCACATAATGGAGATTTCCTGCATCATGCAGATTAA
- the LOC126671000 gene encoding recQ-mediated genome instability protein 1 isoform X1 has product MQRRRLRLNSYSDDDEEEERDHQNELHFNPPNPNPNCTLPAEPVTISDDEDDIFIDVADNLSSPSPPPEQQQVPPPHPPTEERPVPPPPPPVRHFSDCPISDHLLRLGLKLKREWLDSCLGQLDGNSIQNLDVEAKAKLCFQQFLFSDMNYSGGGLLPPNVDSMHLVNLAGPFILQVDEIVNISCPLKGRFQDAATGIKRCLKLSMTDGVQHIFGMEYRPIKDLQVLAPAGLKVVIFNVHIRHGLLMLVPEAVEVLGGMVDHLEEARQRLVEEVNKPPRGRRTRSGVVPPLTTRATLAAWPRDGVSPVGNTGSAADAFGCTNHSATSITRGGSTINDHGRTSSSVNINVHTYSSVNVHGQSNSSNVPGPRNSSTFQCAAPLQAEDQGADVVAPGNGISQRTTEEFAAPMSSVDTKPSSSSSVIFNDEEMHIDASFDRGNTITDQHYNVLSDHEDAHMLDEEHPIILTGDREKPFTYLASLSAKWAAMEERSSSVQGKIKCLLTGVKEFKFKLRTTYELQVYVDDGSLISEILIDHNVVQKGIGHSPEEVNDALSSSDAKRVGDMKERLKNFQIFLVNFEGIIILEMNRISALPVAIEMNQGCPASDAWLLITRLKSSAPAQTHYRPSSDPIDISP; this is encoded by the exons ATGCAAAGGAGACGCCTCCGCCTTAACTCTTATTCTGATgacgatgaagaagaagaacgagATCATCAAAATGAACTCCATTTCAACCctccaaaccctaaccctaactgCACCCTCCCCGCCGAACCTGTCACTATCTCCGACGACGAGGATGATATTTTCATCGACGTCGCCGACAACCTCTCGTCTCCCTCTCCCCCACCGGAGCAACAACAAGTACCTCCTCCTCATCCTCCGACGGAGGAACGACCagttcctcctcctcctcctccggtGAGACACTTCTCCGATTGTCCGATTAGTGATCATCTGTTGAGGTTGGGATTGAAATTGAAGAGAGAGTGGTTAGATTCTTGTCTAGGTCAACTTGACGGGAACTCTATCCAAAATTTAGATGTTGAAGCTAAAGCAAAGCTTTGTTTTCAACAATTTTTGTTTTCCGACATGAATTATTCCGGCGGCGGTCTGCTTCCTCCAAATGTTGACTCTATGCATCTTGTTAACCTCGCCGGACCTTTCATTTTACAG GTTGATGAGATTGTTAACATTAGTTGTCCACTCAAAGGCAGGTTCCAGGATGCTGCTACAGGGATCAAGAGGTGCCTTAAGCTATCTATGACCGATGGCGTTCAACACATTTTCGGTATGGAATACAGGCCTATTAAGGATCTCCAAGTCCTAGCCCCTGCAGGACTGAAG GTTGTCATTTTTAATGTACATATACGTCATGGGCTTCTGATGTTGGTTCCTGAAGCTGTAGAAGTTCTAGGAGGGATGGTTGACCATTTGGAAGAAGCACGTCAACGTCTTGTGGAAGAAGTAAATAAACCGCCTAGAGGAAGAAG AACAAGGAGTGGAGTGGTTCCTCCTTTAACAACTAGAGCAACTCTCGCTGCATGGCCCCGCGATGGTGTTAGTCCTGTTGGAAATACCGGTAGTGCTGCTGATGCCTTTGGTTGCACTAATCACTCTGCTACTTCTATCACCCGTGGTGGCAGTACTATTAATGATCATGGACGCACCAGTAGTTCTGTTAATATTAATGTACACACCTACAGTTCTGTTAATGTTCATGGACAGTCCAATAGTTCTAATGTTCCTGGACCCAGAAATAGTTCCACATTCCAATGTGCAGCTCCCTTGCAGGCAGAGGACCAAG GTGCTGATGTGGTGGCACCTGGCAATGGAATTAGTCAAAGGACTACAGAAGAGTTCGCTGCTCCAATGAGCTCAGTAGACACCAAGCCTAGTTCATCATCAAGTGTTATTTTTAATGATGAAGAGATGCATATTGATGCATCGTTTGATAGGGGAAATACCATTACAGACCAGCATTATAATGTTTTATCAGATCACGAGGATGCACATATGCTTGACGAAGAACACCCTATCATACTGACTGGAGATCGAGAAAAGCCTTTTACATACTTAGCAAGCCTGTCAGCTAAGTGGGCTGCAATGGAGGAAAGATCATCCTCTGTTCAAGGAAAAATAAAG TGCTTATTGACTGGTGTAAAGGAATTTAAATTTAAGCTGAGGACGACATATGAGCTTCAAGTTTATGTTGATGATGGCAGCCTTATTTCTGAGATATTAATTGATCATAAC GTGGTACAGAAGGGAATAGGTCATTCTCCTGAGGAGGTTAACGATGCTCTTTCGTCTTCAGATGCGAAGAGAGTTGGTGATATGAAGGAGAGGCTAAAAAATTTCCAAATATTCTTGGTGAACTTTGAG GGGATAATAATTTTAGAGATGAACCGAATCTCTGCTCTTCCAGTTGCCATTGAGATGAACCAAGGCTGTCCTGCTTCAGATGCCTGGTTGCTTATTACAAGACTGAAGTCTTCGGCTCCTGCTCAGACACACTATAGACCATCCTCAGATCCTATCGACATTTCACCATGA
- the LOC126671000 gene encoding recQ-mediated genome instability protein 1 isoform X2 has translation MQRRRLRLNSYSDDDEEEERDHQNELHFNPPNPNPNCTLPAEPVTISDDEDDIFIDVADNLSSPSPPPEQQQVPPPHPPTEERPVPPPPPPVRHFSDCPISDHLLRLGLKLKREWLDSCLGQLDGNSIQNLDVEAKAKLCFQQFLFSDMNYSGGGLLPPNVDSMHLVNLAGPFILQVDEIVNISCPLKGRFQDAATGIKRCLKLSMTDGVQHIFGMEYRPIKDLQVLAPAGLKVVIFNVHIRHGLLMLVPEAVEVLGGMVDHLEEARQRLVEEVNKPPRGRRTRSGVVPPLTTRATLAAWPRDGVSPVGNTGSAADAFGCTNHSATSITRGGSTINDHGRTSSSVNINVHTYSSVNVHGQSNSSNVPGPRNSSTFQCAAPLQAEDQGADVVAPGNGISQRTTEEFAAPMSSVDTKPSSSSSVIFNDEEMHIDASFDRGNTITDQHYNVLSDHEDAHMLDEEHPIILTGDREKPFTYLASLSAKWAAMEERSSSVQGKIKCLLTGVKEFKFKLRTTYELQVYVDDGSLISEILIDHNSFYLSGGTEGNRSFS, from the exons ATGCAAAGGAGACGCCTCCGCCTTAACTCTTATTCTGATgacgatgaagaagaagaacgagATCATCAAAATGAACTCCATTTCAACCctccaaaccctaaccctaactgCACCCTCCCCGCCGAACCTGTCACTATCTCCGACGACGAGGATGATATTTTCATCGACGTCGCCGACAACCTCTCGTCTCCCTCTCCCCCACCGGAGCAACAACAAGTACCTCCTCCTCATCCTCCGACGGAGGAACGACCagttcctcctcctcctcctccggtGAGACACTTCTCCGATTGTCCGATTAGTGATCATCTGTTGAGGTTGGGATTGAAATTGAAGAGAGAGTGGTTAGATTCTTGTCTAGGTCAACTTGACGGGAACTCTATCCAAAATTTAGATGTTGAAGCTAAAGCAAAGCTTTGTTTTCAACAATTTTTGTTTTCCGACATGAATTATTCCGGCGGCGGTCTGCTTCCTCCAAATGTTGACTCTATGCATCTTGTTAACCTCGCCGGACCTTTCATTTTACAG GTTGATGAGATTGTTAACATTAGTTGTCCACTCAAAGGCAGGTTCCAGGATGCTGCTACAGGGATCAAGAGGTGCCTTAAGCTATCTATGACCGATGGCGTTCAACACATTTTCGGTATGGAATACAGGCCTATTAAGGATCTCCAAGTCCTAGCCCCTGCAGGACTGAAG GTTGTCATTTTTAATGTACATATACGTCATGGGCTTCTGATGTTGGTTCCTGAAGCTGTAGAAGTTCTAGGAGGGATGGTTGACCATTTGGAAGAAGCACGTCAACGTCTTGTGGAAGAAGTAAATAAACCGCCTAGAGGAAGAAG AACAAGGAGTGGAGTGGTTCCTCCTTTAACAACTAGAGCAACTCTCGCTGCATGGCCCCGCGATGGTGTTAGTCCTGTTGGAAATACCGGTAGTGCTGCTGATGCCTTTGGTTGCACTAATCACTCTGCTACTTCTATCACCCGTGGTGGCAGTACTATTAATGATCATGGACGCACCAGTAGTTCTGTTAATATTAATGTACACACCTACAGTTCTGTTAATGTTCATGGACAGTCCAATAGTTCTAATGTTCCTGGACCCAGAAATAGTTCCACATTCCAATGTGCAGCTCCCTTGCAGGCAGAGGACCAAG GTGCTGATGTGGTGGCACCTGGCAATGGAATTAGTCAAAGGACTACAGAAGAGTTCGCTGCTCCAATGAGCTCAGTAGACACCAAGCCTAGTTCATCATCAAGTGTTATTTTTAATGATGAAGAGATGCATATTGATGCATCGTTTGATAGGGGAAATACCATTACAGACCAGCATTATAATGTTTTATCAGATCACGAGGATGCACATATGCTTGACGAAGAACACCCTATCATACTGACTGGAGATCGAGAAAAGCCTTTTACATACTTAGCAAGCCTGTCAGCTAAGTGGGCTGCAATGGAGGAAAGATCATCCTCTGTTCAAGGAAAAATAAAG TGCTTATTGACTGGTGTAAAGGAATTTAAATTTAAGCTGAGGACGACATATGAGCTTCAAGTTTATGTTGATGATGGCAGCCTTATTTCTGAGATATTAATTGATCATAAC TCGTTTTACTTGTCAGGTGGTACAGAAGGGAATAGGTCATTCTCCTGA